A genomic region of Thermodesulfitimonas autotrophica contains the following coding sequences:
- a CDS encoding ATP-binding protein, which yields MREIVVLSGKGGTGKTTLTGAFAALGQDLVLADADVDAANLHLLLSPTVLTKEPFYGGRLPVVDQEKCTRCGMCTERCRFDAIEDGVVDETACEGCAVCYHVCPAGAITLAERLSGHLYSATTPYGPFVYAELGVGQENSGKLVVRVKEKARHLAQETRRKYLLIDGPPGIGCPVIASLSGADLAVLVTEPTAAGKHDLARVLELARHFGVQVGVCVNKADIDPEMSAAIEAYCHDAGAAFLGRIPFARAVVKAQLAHQPVTEATAGAAGKAVRDIWEGALALL from the coding sequence GTGCGCGAGATCGTGGTGCTCAGCGGTAAGGGGGGCACCGGGAAGACTACGCTGACGGGTGCTTTCGCGGCTCTGGGGCAGGACCTGGTGCTGGCCGACGCGGATGTCGACGCGGCTAACCTCCATTTGCTGCTCAGTCCGACCGTTTTAACCAAGGAGCCGTTTTACGGCGGGCGGTTACCGGTGGTAGACCAGGAAAAGTGCACCCGTTGCGGGATGTGCACCGAACGGTGCCGCTTTGACGCCATTGAAGACGGGGTGGTGGACGAGACCGCCTGCGAGGGTTGCGCCGTCTGCTACCATGTCTGCCCGGCGGGGGCAATCACGCTGGCGGAGCGGTTGAGCGGCCACCTTTACAGCGCTACCACTCCCTACGGCCCTTTTGTTTATGCGGAATTGGGTGTCGGGCAGGAGAATAGCGGCAAATTGGTAGTGCGGGTGAAAGAAAAGGCGCGCCACCTGGCGCAGGAAACGAGGCGGAAGTATCTGCTTATAGACGGCCCACCGGGGATTGGCTGCCCGGTTATCGCCTCTCTTTCGGGTGCCGATCTGGCCGTGTTAGTAACCGAGCCTACGGCTGCAGGTAAGCATGATCTTGCCCGGGTCCTGGAGCTAGCGCGCCATTTTGGGGTGCAGGTTGGCGTCTGTGTAAATAAGGCCGACATCGACCCGGAAATGAGCGCGGCGATTGAGGCTTACTGCCATGACGCTGGTGCCGCTTTTCTCGGGCGCATTCCTTTTGCGCGCGCGGTTGTAAAGGCCCAGTTGGCGCACCAACCGGTAACGGAAGCCACGGCCGGTGCGGCTGGGAAGGCGGTGCGGGATATCTGGGAGGGGGCGCTGGCGCTGCTCTGA
- a CDS encoding sensor domain-containing diguanylate cyclase: MQATRREFLYFSLFYAAVTLFGTGLYVVHDRLPEVPLHLAGEVLATTLSLGVFLVLWYASQWSERLEHYVLGVFFLGVAVLNLFYALSVPALPDFVLANSSAKALFFWVGGRLFAAAGLFCGGMTGETRRTTSALRYLLVGLGLVATAAFTTVAFKFGSVLGSVSSGTANLSSTAGNIELIAALLTGGAAVRYALKYLRSGELLYLMMVRVTGVFLASTVSSLLAIHGSEFFNYLAHIYKLVAFFLLFHAIFLVAVKEPFLRLLQVQENLRWVNENLDTLVSLRTADLRAVNERLRRAATTDYLTGALNRRYFLQKAQEVMLQAKVIRRPFSVLMMDIDGFKKINDTLGHQVGDQCLQQLVILAKANLRQNDVIGRYGGDEFAVLLPQADAQEAASVAERVIAAVAQNANPPFTISVGIASFPQHGDSVEEILAAADAALYGAKHSGRNQYFIYEPQPAAV, from the coding sequence GTGCAAGCTACAAGAAGGGAATTCCTTTATTTTTCTCTTTTTTATGCCGCGGTTACGCTCTTCGGCACCGGTCTTTACGTGGTTCACGACCGGCTGCCGGAGGTGCCGCTCCACTTGGCGGGCGAGGTTCTGGCCACGACGTTGTCTCTCGGTGTTTTTTTAGTGCTCTGGTACGCCTCACAATGGAGTGAACGACTGGAACACTACGTACTCGGCGTTTTTTTTCTCGGGGTAGCCGTTTTGAACCTCTTCTACGCCCTTTCCGTTCCGGCGTTGCCGGACTTTGTCTTGGCGAACAGCAGTGCCAAAGCCCTTTTCTTCTGGGTGGGGGGGCGCCTTTTTGCCGCAGCGGGGTTGTTTTGCGGCGGGATGACCGGGGAGACGCGGCGGACGACTTCCGCCCTGCGCTATTTATTGGTCGGGTTGGGTCTGGTAGCGACGGCTGCTTTTACCACTGTAGCCTTTAAATTCGGTTCTGTTTTAGGTTCTGTAAGTTCCGGGACGGCAAATCTCAGCAGCACGGCCGGGAATATTGAACTCATAGCGGCTCTGCTTACCGGAGGTGCGGCCGTTCGTTATGCTTTGAAATACCTGCGCAGCGGCGAGTTGCTTTACCTCATGATGGTGCGGGTGACCGGGGTTTTCTTGGCGAGCACCGTCTCGTCTCTTTTAGCCATTCACGGTAGCGAGTTCTTTAACTACTTAGCCCACATCTATAAGTTAGTTGCGTTTTTCCTCCTTTTTCACGCGATTTTCCTGGTGGCCGTTAAGGAACCTTTTCTGCGCCTGCTGCAGGTACAGGAGAATCTGCGCTGGGTCAACGAAAACCTCGATACCCTTGTTTCTCTACGGACGGCTGATCTGCGGGCGGTGAACGAGCGGCTGCGGCGGGCGGCAACAACCGACTACCTGACCGGGGCGCTTAACCGGCGCTATTTTCTCCAAAAGGCCCAGGAGGTGATGCTCCAGGCGAAGGTTATCCGGCGGCCTTTCAGCGTGCTGATGATGGACATCGACGGCTTCAAAAAGATAAACGATACCCTCGGGCATCAGGTGGGTGACCAGTGCCTGCAGCAGCTCGTTATCCTGGCGAAGGCGAACCTGCGCCAGAATGACGTTATCGGGCGCTATGGCGGGGACGAGTTTGCGGTTCTGCTCCCGCAGGCCGACGCTCAGGAAGCCGCAAGCGTGGCCGAGCGCGTTATCGCCGCCGTGGCGCAGAACGCCAACCCTCCTTTCACCATTTCCGTCGGGATTGCATCATTCCCGCAGCACGGGGACTCGGTAGAGGAGATCCTCGCGGCAGCGGATGCTGCGCTTTACGGGGCCAAGCACTCGGGGCGCAACCAGTACTTCATTTACGAGCCCCAGCCCGCTGCGGTTTAA
- the ytfJ gene encoding GerW family sporulation protein has protein sequence MGGGEASLEHPIEGLMKTAMENIRSIVDVNTVVGDPVETPDGTVIIPVSRVTCGFAAGGSAFPGEQGGQADGELPFGGGSGAGVSVQPVGFLTVKGENIRLIPVEGNHFAERLLELTPQVLEKIEALKQRKAGQQ, from the coding sequence ATGGGTGGGGGTGAGGCGTCTTTGGAGCACCCGATTGAGGGCCTGATGAAGACGGCGATGGAAAATATCCGGAGCATTGTCGATGTTAATACGGTGGTAGGCGATCCTGTAGAGACGCCGGACGGTACGGTGATCATTCCGGTTTCCCGGGTTACCTGTGGTTTTGCCGCGGGCGGGAGCGCCTTCCCCGGCGAGCAGGGTGGTCAGGCGGATGGGGAGTTGCCTTTCGGCGGGGGAAGTGGGGCTGGCGTTTCGGTCCAGCCGGTCGGTTTTCTGACGGTTAAAGGGGAAAATATCCGGCTGATTCCCGTTGAGGGAAACCACTTTGCGGAGCGCCTATTAGAGCTTACCCCCCAGGTACTAGAAAAGATCGAGGCGCTAAAGCAGCGAAAGGCCGGCCAGCAGTAG
- a CDS encoding DUF5320 domain-containing protein: MPWGYGYGFGRGFGFGRWHAAPWCRRRFWGAPYWYGFPEEKEFLKNEASFLRQQLEAIEKRLQELQKQE, translated from the coding sequence GTGCCCTGGGGATACGGCTACGGCTTCGGCCGGGGATTTGGCTTCGGTCGCTGGCACGCAGCACCCTGGTGCCGGCGGCGGTTCTGGGGAGCGCCCTACTGGTACGGCTTCCCCGAGGAGAAAGAATTCTTAAAAAACGAAGCCTCTTTCCTCCGGCAGCAACTGGAGGCAATCGAAAAGCGGCTGCAAGAGCTACAAAAGCAGGAGTAA
- a CDS encoding P-loop NTPase, with protein sequence MIVAVLSGKGGTGKTTVAVNLALSIGEELCFLDCDVEEPNAHLLLHPKISKTTPVYLPVPVFQEGKCNSCGRCVEVCAYNALALIGDAVLVFAEMCHGCGGCTYFCPTGALTEGQREIGVITEGRAGKVIFGGGRLRVGEALVPPLIKNLRRREWGTAHTIIDCPPGASCPVVHAVRGVDFGLVVTEPTPFGRHDLEVVVAMLDLLGIAAGVVINKADLGDSGVRDFCRERGLPVLAEIPFDLEIARAGAAGTPFTERLPAWRDAFRALWREIGGIVGRARDRGAQR encoded by the coding sequence GTGATCGTCGCCGTTCTCAGCGGTAAAGGAGGCACGGGTAAAACTACCGTTGCGGTTAACCTGGCTCTATCTATAGGCGAGGAACTCTGCTTCCTTGACTGCGATGTGGAAGAGCCGAACGCGCACCTCCTGTTGCATCCGAAAATCAGCAAGACTACGCCGGTTTACCTGCCGGTTCCCGTTTTTCAGGAGGGCAAGTGCAACAGTTGCGGCCGGTGCGTAGAGGTATGTGCGTACAACGCTCTCGCTTTAATCGGTGACGCGGTTTTGGTATTTGCGGAAATGTGCCACGGGTGCGGCGGGTGCACCTACTTTTGCCCTACCGGCGCGCTGACGGAGGGGCAAAGGGAGATTGGCGTTATTACGGAGGGAAGAGCGGGAAAGGTCATCTTCGGCGGCGGAAGGCTCCGGGTAGGCGAAGCGCTGGTCCCGCCTTTGATCAAAAACCTCCGCCGGCGGGAGTGGGGAACAGCCCATACCATCATTGACTGCCCGCCCGGCGCGTCCTGCCCGGTGGTTCACGCGGTGCGGGGCGTGGACTTCGGTCTCGTGGTGACCGAACCCACGCCCTTCGGCCGCCACGATTTGGAAGTGGTAGTGGCCATGCTGGACCTATTGGGGATTGCTGCCGGTGTGGTGATTAACAAAGCCGATCTAGGCGATAGTGGGGTGCGGGATTTCTGCCGGGAGCGCGGTCTGCCGGTGCTGGCGGAAATACCTTTTGATCTGGAAATCGCCCGCGCCGGTGCGGCCGGGACGCCTTTTACGGAGCGCCTGCCGGCGTGGCGGGATGCCTTTCGCGCGCTCTGGCGGGAGATTGGAGGGATAGTTGGCCGTGCGCGAGATCGTGGTGCTCAGCGGTAA
- a CDS encoding putative toxin-antitoxin system toxin component, PIN family, with the protein MRIALDTNVLVSGLLKGYSTAGMIVRLVAGGLVQVVYDARILTEYREVLARPKFSFEESLVKAILVQIEEEGVLVTTAPLPERLPDPDDEPFLEVARAAGVILVTGNKKHFPRVACGPVRVMSPTEFIRFWRESCGGL; encoded by the coding sequence ATGAGGATAGCGTTGGATACCAATGTGCTGGTTTCCGGCCTGCTAAAGGGCTATAGCACTGCCGGGATGATTGTCCGGTTGGTTGCCGGGGGACTGGTGCAAGTAGTCTATGATGCGCGCATCCTCACTGAGTACCGGGAAGTTTTGGCGCGCCCGAAATTTAGCTTCGAAGAGTCGCTTGTAAAGGCCATTCTCGTTCAAATCGAAGAAGAGGGAGTCCTGGTCACCACCGCGCCTCTGCCGGAAAGGCTCCCCGACCCGGATGACGAGCCGTTTCTGGAGGTGGCGCGCGCCGCCGGTGTCATTCTTGTTACCGGTAACAAGAAGCATTTTCCTCGAGTAGCGTGTGGACCGGTCAGGGTGATGAGCCCGACAGAATTTATTAGGTTTTGGCGGGAAAGCTGCGGCGGTTTATAA
- a CDS encoding protein-glutamate methylesterase/protein-glutamine glutaminase encodes MQKKVKVLVVDDSALVRDILAQGLAQDPEIEVVGVAADPYQARDKIVKLKPDVLTLDIEMPRMDGIEFLKRLMPQYPLPVVVVSALTQKGGALTMQALEAGAVEVVTKPSVDIARGLGAMMAELRRKVKIAAATNVRAWKVNRAAPVNPIKVDSKALAESTDKVIAIGASTGGTEAIRRIVRVLPATTPGVVVVQHMPPGFTRHFAESLDRVSAMEVVEAKTGDRVMPGRVLIAPGDRHMRVRRSGGIYLVDCEPGPRVNGHCPSVDVLFESVAKYVGPNAIGVILTGMGSDGANGMVAMRQAGARTIAQDEATAVVYGMPKVAYERGGAELVLPLGEIAGAILNLLNGRR; translated from the coding sequence GTGCAGAAGAAGGTTAAGGTTTTGGTGGTGGACGACTCGGCCCTGGTCAGGGATATCCTGGCGCAGGGACTGGCGCAGGACCCGGAGATCGAGGTCGTCGGGGTGGCGGCCGATCCCTACCAGGCCCGGGATAAGATCGTCAAGCTCAAGCCGGATGTCCTCACCCTGGACATCGAAATGCCGCGGATGGACGGGATCGAGTTTTTAAAGCGGCTTATGCCCCAGTACCCCCTGCCGGTGGTGGTGGTGAGCGCGCTGACCCAAAAAGGCGGGGCGCTCACGATGCAGGCCCTCGAGGCGGGCGCGGTCGAAGTCGTAACCAAACCGAGCGTGGACATCGCGCGGGGCCTGGGCGCGATGATGGCCGAACTCCGCAGGAAGGTAAAGATCGCGGCGGCTACCAACGTGCGCGCTTGGAAGGTGAACCGGGCGGCGCCGGTCAATCCAATTAAAGTCGATAGCAAGGCGCTGGCCGAGTCGACGGACAAAGTAATCGCCATCGGCGCGTCTACCGGGGGAACGGAAGCAATCCGCCGGATTGTCCGGGTTTTACCGGCCACCACGCCGGGGGTGGTCGTGGTGCAACATATGCCGCCCGGCTTCACAAGGCACTTTGCCGAAAGCCTGGACAGAGTCAGCGCTATGGAGGTGGTGGAGGCGAAAACGGGCGACCGGGTAATGCCCGGCCGGGTGCTCATCGCTCCGGGAGACAGGCACATGCGCGTGCGCCGGTCTGGCGGCATCTACCTGGTTGATTGCGAGCCGGGGCCAAGGGTCAACGGCCATTGCCCTTCAGTCGACGTTCTCTTTGAGTCGGTGGCTAAATACGTGGGGCCAAACGCTATCGGGGTAATTTTGACGGGCATGGGAAGCGACGGCGCGAACGGGATGGTGGCGATGCGGCAGGCCGGGGCGCGGACGATCGCGCAGGATGAGGCTACCGCGGTCGTTTACGGGATGCCCAAAGTCGCCTACGAACGCGGCGGCGCGGAGCTTGTCCTGCCCCTTGGCGAGATCGCGGGAGCGATTCTTAACCTCTTAAATGGTAGAAGATGA
- a CDS encoding methyl-accepting chemotaxis protein produces the protein MKGGKGSAGEFAIFDLLPEPVVAVDADLKVTYANGAFLALVGRTAKQVKGTPVTSLLGTEDGQVEDAFSTTSGAKVTIHTTVNRKQLYLECATAPLPGAEEGAGGVVGIIRDKTDLALVTGAIRDLAAKVEAGDLFARANLNGEGGDCAGVIEDVNRVVATLVGYLNAVPAPVMIIDKDFSIRFINRAGAAILGLSPEQLCGQKCYSHFKTSDCNTPNCACARAMAMGSVQKHETDARPAGQDLFIHYTGAPVRDRDGKIIGAVEIVMDKTDVRNAIEDARAKVDYLNKIPTTVMVVDKDFTVRFMNPAGAAAVGRTPEACIGEKCYNLFNTGHCNTPDCRVAKAMRQNGVFTGDTVAKLPSGELPIRYTGAPLKDEKGNIIGALEYVLDISKEMEITKEMLSLAEAALEGRLSERADAAKFEGNYQRIVQGVNDILDAVLKPITEATKCLEEMARGNLDVAVTGDYKGDHAIIKNALNTTIDSFNEVLSEVVAAVDQVAGGSQQLAATSQQLSQAATETAGTLEETTASMQQMASQTKLNADNAAQANQLATRAKESAENGNQQMAEMVRAMGEINEAATNISKIIKAIEEIAFQTNLLALNAAVEAARAGKHGKGFTVVAEEVRNLAQRSAKAAKETAELIEDSIKRTEVGTRIATETAKALEEIVLNVTKVTDLVGEIASACKEQAMGIEQISRGLSQVDQATQENTASAEELAATSEELSSQALHLQQMLERFKLKKRQELVGALKDLPAGLTPEILAALQKFLRKQGAGEAATPSRNRSGKRTEAKSAQRVRPESVIALDDREFGKF, from the coding sequence ATGAAAGGCGGCAAGGGATCGGCAGGGGAATTTGCGATCTTCGATCTTCTCCCGGAGCCAGTAGTAGCTGTGGATGCGGATCTTAAGGTGACTTACGCTAACGGCGCCTTCCTCGCGCTGGTGGGCAGGACGGCGAAACAGGTGAAGGGCACCCCGGTAACCTCCCTGCTCGGGACGGAGGACGGCCAGGTGGAGGACGCCTTCAGCACCACGAGCGGGGCAAAGGTCACTATTCACACAACGGTCAACAGGAAGCAGCTCTATCTCGAATGCGCTACCGCGCCTCTCCCCGGTGCGGAAGAAGGCGCCGGTGGGGTTGTTGGGATCATCAGGGATAAGACGGACCTGGCTCTGGTTACCGGGGCGATCCGGGATCTTGCGGCAAAGGTGGAGGCCGGGGACCTCTTCGCGCGCGCTAATTTGAACGGCGAAGGCGGGGATTGTGCCGGCGTTATCGAAGATGTCAACCGGGTGGTCGCTACTCTTGTCGGTTATCTCAACGCAGTACCCGCGCCGGTGATGATTATCGACAAGGATTTTAGTATTCGCTTTATCAACCGGGCGGGAGCGGCCATCCTTGGCCTCAGCCCAGAGCAGTTGTGTGGCCAGAAGTGCTACAGCCACTTCAAAACTTCCGACTGCAACACGCCAAACTGCGCCTGCGCCCGCGCGATGGCGATGGGTAGCGTGCAGAAACACGAGACTGACGCTCGTCCCGCTGGCCAAGACCTCTTTATTCATTACACCGGCGCGCCGGTGCGGGACCGGGACGGGAAGATCATCGGTGCCGTCGAGATTGTGATGGATAAAACTGACGTTCGGAACGCCATCGAGGATGCCCGGGCAAAGGTTGATTACCTCAACAAGATCCCGACGACCGTTATGGTGGTGGATAAGGACTTCACCGTCCGCTTTATGAACCCTGCGGGGGCCGCTGCTGTCGGGCGCACGCCGGAAGCCTGCATCGGGGAGAAGTGCTACAACCTCTTCAACACGGGCCACTGCAACACGCCCGACTGCCGGGTGGCCAAAGCGATGCGACAGAACGGTGTCTTTACCGGTGATACGGTGGCCAAACTCCCTTCCGGCGAACTGCCTATCCGCTATACCGGTGCCCCGCTTAAAGACGAAAAAGGCAATATCATAGGGGCGCTTGAGTACGTGCTCGACATCAGCAAAGAGATGGAGATCACGAAGGAGATGCTGAGTCTGGCGGAGGCTGCCCTCGAGGGGAGACTCAGCGAGCGGGCCGACGCGGCCAAATTTGAGGGGAATTACCAGCGGATCGTCCAAGGCGTGAATGATATTCTCGATGCCGTCCTGAAACCGATTACCGAGGCCACAAAGTGCCTCGAAGAGATGGCGCGTGGCAATCTCGACGTGGCCGTAACCGGCGACTATAAGGGCGATCATGCGATCATCAAGAACGCGCTCAACACTACCATCGATTCCTTTAACGAGGTTTTAAGCGAAGTGGTAGCGGCAGTTGACCAGGTGGCGGGCGGTTCGCAGCAACTTGCGGCGACGAGCCAGCAGCTCTCCCAGGCCGCAACGGAAACCGCCGGGACGCTCGAGGAAACCACCGCTTCGATGCAGCAGATGGCGTCGCAGACAAAGCTTAACGCGGATAATGCCGCACAGGCCAACCAGCTGGCGACCCGCGCTAAGGAAAGCGCCGAAAACGGCAACCAGCAGATGGCCGAGATGGTCAGGGCAATGGGCGAGATCAACGAGGCGGCCACCAACATCTCGAAGATCATCAAGGCGATCGAGGAGATCGCCTTCCAGACGAACCTGTTAGCGCTGAACGCCGCCGTGGAGGCAGCCCGCGCGGGCAAGCACGGGAAGGGCTTCACTGTGGTGGCCGAGGAGGTCCGGAACCTAGCGCAGCGGAGCGCTAAAGCGGCCAAAGAAACCGCGGAGCTAATCGAAGATTCGATTAAGCGGACCGAAGTCGGCACCAGAATCGCAACGGAAACGGCGAAGGCGCTGGAGGAGATTGTGCTGAACGTGACGAAGGTAACCGACCTGGTAGGCGAAATTGCCTCGGCGTGTAAAGAACAGGCCATGGGCATCGAGCAGATCAGCCGGGGGCTCAGCCAGGTTGACCAGGCCACTCAGGAGAACACCGCAAGTGCGGAGGAGCTTGCTGCCACCAGCGAAGAGCTTTCCTCCCAGGCCCTGCACTTACAGCAGATGCTCGAGCGCTTCAAGCTCAAGAAGCGGCAAGAGCTCGTGGGAGCTTTAAAAGACTTGCCTGCAGGGCTGACGCCCGAGATTCTCGCGGCTTTGCAGAAATTCCTACGCAAGCAGGGCGCGGGTGAAGCCGCAACCCCGTCGCGGAACCGGTCGGGAAAGAGAACGGAGGCGAAAAGCGCGCAGAGGGTCAGACCGGAAAGCGTTATTGCTCTTGATGACCGCGAGTTCGGGAAGTTTTAG
- a CDS encoding type II toxin-antitoxin system Phd/YefM family antitoxin, which translates to MKFISVRNLRLRSGEIWRQLQQEKEMVITLNGRPVAILAGVEGEDVMEYLATLRRTRAMLSVNKIQERARQTGKDKITAAEIDKEIRAVRRSRTR; encoded by the coding sequence ATGAAATTTATTTCTGTGCGTAACCTGCGGCTGAGGTCTGGGGAGATTTGGCGTCAACTGCAGCAGGAGAAGGAGATGGTGATCACTTTAAACGGCAGACCGGTGGCCATCCTGGCCGGTGTTGAAGGAGAAGACGTGATGGAATATTTGGCCACTTTGCGCCGCACCCGCGCGATGCTATCGGTCAATAAGATCCAGGAACGTGCACGGCAAACCGGTAAGGATAAGATAACAGCAGCCGAGATAGATAAAGAGATCCGGGCGGTACGGCGGAGCCGGACACGATGA
- a CDS encoding CheR family methyltransferase, whose protein sequence is MEQNLTLTDEELRLISDLVRAKCGINLTAQKRNLVIARLQQELRAGGFGSFREYYEYVLQDPTGRALLRLVDRISTNHTFFFREKEHLDFFKNTVLPQICRTITQKGGREIRVWSAGCASGEEPYSLAMVLSDYFGDDLRNFDVGILATDISVTALEKAKAGIYSKEEIVRVPPLYRQRYFVPLTDGRWAVREELRQLVLFRRLNLIRSDYPFKGRFHAIFCRNVMIYFDPLTQRALLQRFHKYTEPGGYLFVGHAEAIDRSLGLWRFVNPSVYQKVCGLGE, encoded by the coding sequence ATGGAGCAAAACTTGACGCTGACCGACGAAGAATTGCGACTCATCAGCGATCTAGTGCGCGCCAAGTGCGGGATCAACCTGACCGCGCAGAAGCGCAACCTCGTCATCGCGCGCCTGCAGCAGGAGCTGCGGGCGGGTGGTTTCGGGAGTTTCCGGGAGTATTACGAGTATGTTCTGCAGGATCCAACCGGGCGGGCCCTTTTACGCCTTGTGGACCGGATTTCCACGAATCACACCTTCTTTTTCCGGGAGAAAGAACACCTCGACTTCTTCAAGAACACGGTGTTGCCCCAGATCTGCCGGACCATTACGCAGAAAGGGGGGCGGGAGATCAGGGTTTGGTCGGCGGGCTGCGCGTCGGGCGAGGAGCCTTACAGCCTGGCGATGGTTCTGAGCGACTATTTCGGGGACGATTTAAGGAATTTCGACGTGGGCATTTTAGCTACCGACATCTCCGTGACTGCTTTGGAGAAAGCAAAGGCCGGAATCTACAGCAAAGAAGAAATTGTAAGAGTGCCGCCCCTTTACCGGCAGCGCTACTTTGTGCCGCTCACCGACGGGCGGTGGGCGGTGCGGGAGGAGTTAAGGCAACTGGTACTCTTCCGGCGCCTGAACCTGATCCGCAGCGACTATCCTTTCAAAGGGCGCTTTCACGCCATTTTCTGCCGGAACGTGATGATCTACTTCGACCCGCTCACCCAGCGGGCACTCTTACAGCGTTTTCACAAGTATACCGAGCCGGGCGGCTATCTTTTCGTGGGGCACGCGGAAGCTATCGACCGGTCGCTTGGCCTTTGGCGGTTCGTGAACCCCTCGGTTTACCAGAAGGTTTGCGGACTGGGAGAATAG
- a CDS encoding NifB/NifX family molybdenum-iron cluster-binding protein, with product MKIAVSAAAARPEAAVDGHFGRCAYFVIYDTAAQSWQAIANPASGAGGGAGIQAAQAVVDQGVNVVVTGSLGPNAYRVLQAAGIRCFTGARGTVKEAVAAYEKGALKEVRDEPAPRPGMGMGRGRQMSLRKGGE from the coding sequence ATGAAAATTGCGGTGTCGGCTGCGGCAGCGCGGCCGGAGGCGGCGGTAGACGGGCATTTCGGGCGCTGCGCTTACTTCGTTATTTACGATACGGCAGCCCAATCCTGGCAGGCGATCGCGAACCCTGCCAGTGGGGCAGGTGGCGGGGCCGGCATTCAAGCGGCCCAGGCGGTGGTAGACCAGGGGGTCAACGTAGTGGTTACGGGGAGTCTTGGTCCCAACGCCTACCGGGTTTTACAGGCGGCGGGAATCCGGTGCTTTACCGGTGCCCGCGGAACGGTTAAAGAAGCGGTGGCCGCTTACGAAAAGGGCGCTCTGAAAGAGGTCCGGGATGAACCAGCGCCGCGTCCGGGTATGGGCATGGGGCGCGGGCGGCAGATGAGCCTGCGGAAAGGAGGGGAGTAA
- a CDS encoding NifB/NifX family molybdenum-iron cluster-binding protein — MKVAVATENGYVAQHFGHCPAFTLAEVVNGQVKEKTVIPNPGHQPGFLPGYLADLGVTHVIAGGIGARAQELFLSRGVVPLVGVRGRVDEALDAFLAGRLATGPSLCDHGAGEHGHGRCGGGCGGQDR, encoded by the coding sequence GTGAAGGTAGCGGTGGCAACGGAAAACGGTTACGTCGCGCAGCATTTTGGTCACTGCCCTGCGTTTACCTTGGCCGAGGTCGTTAACGGTCAGGTAAAGGAGAAGACGGTAATCCCGAATCCAGGGCACCAGCCCGGGTTTTTGCCCGGTTACCTGGCCGATTTAGGCGTAACCCACGTTATCGCCGGTGGGATCGGCGCCCGGGCACAGGAGCTTTTTCTATCGCGCGGGGTCGTGCCGCTGGTCGGCGTGCGGGGAAGGGTGGATGAAGCGCTGGATGCTTTCCTCGCGGGCAGGCTGGCTACCGGGCCGTCGCTTTGCGATCACGGCGCAGGGGAGCATGGTCACGGGCGCTGTGGCGGTGGTTGCGGGGGCCAGGACAGGTGA
- a CDS encoding chemotaxis protein CheW — MALNERLEAELLEDEDENEDTQEDKFLTFVLADEEYGIEIRYVTEIIGMQKITEVPDVPPYIRGVINLRGKVIPVMDVRLRFGLPERPYDERTCIVVINVAEQAVGLIVDRVSEVLDIPKSEIEPPPQVKKGSGSRFIEGLGKVGDTVKILLNAGKLLFDEGGSN, encoded by the coding sequence ATGGCGCTTAACGAAAGACTGGAAGCTGAGCTACTCGAAGACGAGGACGAGAACGAGGATACGCAGGAAGACAAGTTTCTCACCTTTGTTCTTGCCGACGAGGAGTACGGGATCGAGATCCGCTACGTGACGGAGATCATCGGGATGCAGAAGATCACCGAAGTCCCCGATGTGCCGCCCTATATCCGGGGCGTCATCAACCTGCGCGGCAAGGTGATCCCGGTGATGGATGTCCGGCTACGTTTCGGCCTTCCGGAGCGTCCTTACGACGAGCGGACCTGCATCGTGGTGATCAACGTTGCCGAGCAGGCGGTCGGGCTCATTGTCGACCGAGTGTCGGAAGTGTTAGACATCCCGAAGAGCGAGATCGAACCGCCGCCGCAGGTAAAAAAGGGTAGCGGCAGCCGCTTCATCGAGGGATTGGGAAAGGTCGGAGATACGGTGAAGATCCTGCTGAACGCGGGAAAACTGCTCTTCGACGAAGGGGGGAGTAACTAA